A single window of Plasmodium malariae genome assembly, chromosome: 8 DNA harbors:
- the PmUG01_08029400 gene encoding conserved Plasmodium protein, unknown function produces MNKENTKKLISIINVLDKLSEHNEGKDESCHKLKSFFSSEFSKTYDSLENEKSLFPLYYEKDKLDSNVNKIINEIKTTKSFFYFNKSNSQEKEESENSDKKYNTTKSCHLNDGGEIYNKEYNIDENINNSYEHFNGTSLDIMNSAVLGGKESLKKTNYTDKINKTFSSSYDEFSFIKLQTGSFMSKRNSLNMFRNYFSDTELLSFNNCYKKKRNLKRMLRKRETVKCNNVKLNVNSIKKSEFIANPKKYKTIRGNMDEGLDEYEYLDHNDIGQLLEKILEHLNINLKKTINKLNKTNYTLNNKLETAVENNDEQEQEIRDLNKRISQITEQKTEMNKIIESYEFRISNSKKLKNEQQSDGKQRNALEQDIKNLKRELNIANSLNDKIINEKLLLQEKIKKKNNKIRMEKNKLRTANDLILEKSNLLLQLQLANGIHAPSVSTRMTYKGCKERERTIPCKTKKKIINRYRSDTILDNYERIKNKLFESNEKCYFLSKTNLELFKGLNIKKKKIDILNKKMSYLKYFMKAKEKLNNQHSHELKEYKNEVENSHNSDCSSEKEEIKKLICEKKEFTEVNEYEEHKLDNKQKERIKSLEKILNSITNEHNLLKKKYEMLYKKYLRLLKKNTCKNKDFTFIEKKKEDISPAVDVIHSFYLKKKENNLKKNYQRGNKLINYIKGKVIDKKHVRIGKFRNYKEYNDYGDIEFYISNQILRWININEITDIRYIYSYGNATGNLCTYIFIYV; encoded by the exons ATGAACAAAGAGAACACAAAGAAGTTAATAAGTATAATCAACGTATTGGATAAATTATCTGAGCACAATGAAGGAAAAGATGAAAGTTgtcataaattaaaaagctTTTTTTCAAGCGAGTTCTCAAAGACATACGACAGTttggaaaatgaaaaatctttatttccattatattatgaaaaagacAAGCTTGATTcgaatgttaataaaataattaacgaaattaaaacaacaaaaagctttttttactttaataaatcaaattcccaggaaaaagaagaatcGGAAAAtagtgataaaaaatataatactacAAAAAGTTGTCATCTTAATGACGGAGgggaaatatataacaagGAATATAACATAGacgaaaatataaataattcttatgAACATTTCAATGGCACAAGCTTAGATATAATGAACTCTGCAGTATTAGGGGGAAAGGAATccttaaaaaaaactaaCTACActgacaaaataaataaaacattttcaaGTTCTTATGATGagttttcttttattaaattacagACAGGTAGTTTTATGTCTAAAAGAAATTCTTTGAATATGTTCAGAAATTACTTTAGCGACACAGAATTACTATCATTTAATAactgttataaaaaaaaaaggaatttgaAAAGAATGttaagaaaaagagaaacagTAAAATGTAacaatgtaaaattaaatgtaaattcCATAAAAAAATCGGAATTTATCGCTAACCCTAAAAAATACAAGACTATCCGGGGTAATATGGACGAAGGTTTGGATGAAT ATGAGTATTTAGACCATAACGATATAGGAcaattattagaaaaaattttagagcatttaaatattaacttGAAAAAAACA ATAAATAAACTTAACAAAACTAACTACACTCTGAATAATAAACTGGAAACGGCTGTtgaaaataatgatgaaCAA GAACAAGAAATAAGAGacttaaataaaagaataagcCAAATAACGGAACAAAAAAcagaaatgaataaaattatcgAAAGCTACGAATTTCGAATTAGCAATTCAAAG aaattaaaaaatgagcaACAAAGCGATGGGAAACAAAGAAATGCACTAGAGCaggatattaaaaatttaaaaagggAATTAAATATCGCGAATtctttaaatgataaaataataaatgaaaagttaCTTTTACAGGAGAAaatcaaaaagaaaaataataaaattagaatgGAGAAAAATAAG CTGAGAACCGCGAACGATTTAATTTTAGAAAAGAGCAACTTACTCCTACAGTTACAGTTAGCAAATGGCATACATGCACCTTCTGTAAGTACAAGAAtgacatat aaGGGTTGCAAAGAAAGGGAGCGCACAATTCCATGTAAAACgaagaaaaagataattaacag ATATCGAAGTGACACAATTCTGGATAACTatgaaagaattaaaaataagttatttgaaagtaatgaaaaatgctattttttatcaaaaacgAACTTGGAATTATTTAAAGGAttgaacataaaaaaaaaaaaaattgacatTTTAAACAAGAAGATGTCTTACCTCAAATACTTTATGAAGGCAAAAGAAAAACTAAATAATCAGCATTCGCATgaattaaaa gaatataaaaatgaagttGAAAACTCCCATAACTCTGATTGCTCAagtgaaaaagaagaaatcaaaaaattaatatgtgaaaaaaaggaattcaCTGAAGTAAATGAATACGAAGAACACAAATTAGAcaataaacaaaaagaaagaattaaaagtttggaaaaaattttaaatagcATAACTAATGAACAcaatttactaaaaaaaaagtatgaaatgttatacaaaaaatatttaagattgttaaaaaaaaacacttgtaaaaataaagattttacatttatagaaaaaaaaaaggaagatatATCACCAGCAGTTGATGTAattcattctttttatttgaaaaaaaaggaaaataatttaaaaaaaaattaccaaCGAGGgaacaaattaataaattacataaaaggAAAGGTTATAGATAAGAAGCACGTTCGGATTGGTAAATTCAGAAATTATAAAG AATATAATGATTACGGAGATATAGAATTTTACATTTCGAATCAAATTTTAAGATggattaatataaatgaaattacgGATATACGATATATCTACTCCTATGGAAATGCAACAGGTAatttgtgtacatatatattcatatatgtgtaa
- the PI-PLC gene encoding phosphoinositide-specific phospholipase C, putative, translated as MNISENISRNAYNEEIQQDDDAISILSEDVEISRKGEYDNNNNKGNINNNNINSNNNGKAMDINVHKKEKDLNNSNGGDIDSKIGFDIKNILTHAYLPVCIEKMKEGEYVYKWNSNNIFQKKSLKFFYFDVNNYCIRWNSKKKKPKENKNPSLYICDVIKILDGSESSFFKKKEEEKNLSIEIISSHRNLRITFLDIQRWKMWLFGLMYYQYKLCNKGSGKKKMNPFIYESNKLYDNYIISGLKDINALTLSQLYIILRSLNIYLNMKILYHYFSIYKNKGIINYLGFTKILEHIFSNNHISIHFNIYKDKTCNYIDKKKFIEFLIDIQCEGKYEERIIKDQQMGENCFIKNGIIKNTSKKESLEPFIPDATTTRSNGFNSGPFNSARWLHQEDPNEKRQDKSKRISEKENVSEWYADAYKGIHKLDQNEIENAVSGTNKSEKYYEKRNSIDNDNSIMQYNFRNHEWKNLMIKLDKDNANENNMLFSVNDNIPSSVLFADNTTCYDEDYKMILKILRSKLGEKKEGRINKGTNDYYNDNNDPSNWKEENMHSDQEKVYAQNDKREDIEQYQEQSNTVSIKENIDDNSYFIRAKVIYKLVNTIKKYNIPFVMISDDSHYLTQIGLVYFLLSKENSIMCPEYSKVYQNMNLPLCNYWINSSHNSYLGRKQIFSSSNIEQYIYILIDGCRCVEFDCYYFNKNIVVYHGFYGYKLTSSILFCDTLIACKMFGFTTSPFPIILSLEIHCKNKHKNLIAKILICILRNQLYIPKTSDEINNITPNYCKNKFLVKYKHFDNNDNSAFYYIFEGLQSVMYDELGFVSDIISDKDEDDEMVRAQGKEDDEEDERHDHNEEYEIEKHFNNYIHNSMQKRYKNNTKKRSTYNNVSSFCNNNSHFSLDKYEKDDDNNSNCGRKKNTNVFIHKNRHQKNGEYNNTHINTCEDVNNSTSLCNNETKGEMLNEAEEGKKSVLKKSESVNIRNNNILNEYSCLKGYTFRNFYENRTYDEICSISENKFIKLIKKNEREIIRYNQKTLTRVYPSGTRLASTNFNPLIFWSAGIQFVALNYQYNGLSMLLNKGRFLENGGKHSGYILKPELLRFNEKNDYSTLYLDLHILSLHQINLLFSIKHKYQEKKLKKKLFKMDMIQRIQTHKKINKKMKNFKELQKLEKEKKNLLFSDVQSDDNKKKNISREILLKKFNDNDNDVNYIHNKCSNVEEKYEDMLTEYKSFLLCSSLSHSSSFKSCSSNTTTSNNATTDSNKNSSSKSKSFYQTFEELKKAHNLFFYLYVTISVHGYNEQKYYFKTEIAKVNFYDINYCWSKPSNFQIKVSYPSLALIVFELKAYDTVKSELIACACFPVKCLREGIRFVPLCDKYLKDIKGSGILVNLKINSNNN; from the coding sequence ATGAACATTAGTGAAAATATATCCCGAAATGCATATAATGAAGAGATACAACAAGACGATGACGCAATAAGTATACTATCGGAAGATGTGGAAATAAGTAGAAAGGGTGAGTatgataacaataacaataaggGTAATatcaacaacaacaacatcaacagtaataataatggaaagGCAATGGacataaatgtacataaaaaggaaaaagatcTAAATAATAGCAATGGAGGTGATATAGATTCGAAAATAGGGTTtgatattaaaaacatattaacaCATGCATACTTACCTGTATgtatagaaaaaatgaaggaaggagaatatgtttataaatgGAATAGCAATAACATCTTTCAAAAAAAGTCtctaaaattcttttattttgatgTAAACAATTATTGTATACGATGgaattctaaaaaaaaaaaaccaaaggaaaataaaaacccgtcgttatatatatgtgatgtaataaaaatattagatgGTTCAgaatcttcattttttaaaaaaaaagaagaagaaaaaaatttatctatTGAAATTATTAGTTCGCATAGGAATTTAAGGATTACATTTTTGGATATACAAAGATGGAAGATGTGGCTTTTCGGTTTGATGTATTATCAGTATAAGTTATGTAATAAAGGATCAGGAAAGAAGAAGATGAatccatttatatatgaaagtaataaattatatgataattatataatatccGGGCTAAAAGATATTAATGCTTTAACATTATCtcaattatatatcattttaagaagtcttaatatatatttaaatatgaaaattttatatcattatttttcaatttataaaaataaaggaattaTAAATTACTTAGGATTTACCAAAATTTTagaacatattttttcaaacaaTCACATATCTATtcattttaacatatataaagataaaacctgtaattatatagacaaaaaaaagtttattgaATTTTTGATTGATATACAATGTGAAGGAAAGTATGAAGAGCGAATCATTAAGGATCAACAAATGGGtgaaaattgttttattaaaaatggaataataaagaatacAAGTAAAAAAGAGTCATTAGAACCCTTTATTCCAGATGCTACCACAACTAGAAGTAATGGTTTTAATAGTGGTCCATTCAATTCAGCTAGATGGTTACATCAGGAAGATCCAAATGAAAAGCGGCAGGATAAAAGCAAACGAATAagtgaaaaggaaaatgttTCTGAATGGTATGCAGATGCTTATAAGGGCATCCATAAGTTGGATCAAAACGAAATAGAAAATGCAGTTAGCGGTACAAATAAATCAgagaaatattatgaaaaaagaaacagcattgataatgataattctATTATGCAGTACAATTTTAGGAATCATGAATGGAAAaatttaatgataaaattagATAAGGACAATGCAAATGAAAATAACATGCTGTTTAGTGTGAATGATAATATACCAAGCTCCGTTCTTTTTGCAGATAACACTACATGTTATGATGAAGATTATAAGATGATCTTGAAGATATTAAGAAGCAAATTGGGTGAGAAGAAAGAAGGTAGAATTAACAAAGGTACAAATGattattataatgataataatgatcCTAGCAATTGGAAGGAAGAAAACATGCATAGCGATCAAGAAAAAGTTTATGCTCAAAATGATAAAAGGGAAGATATCGAACAGTATCAGGAGCAATCAAATACTGTTtctattaaagaaaatatagatgataattcatattttataagagCTAaggttatatataaattggtaaatactattaaaaaatataatattccatTTGTAATGATTAGCGATGATAGTCATTATTTAACTCAAATAGGATTAGTTTACTTCTTATTATCAAAAGAAAATAGTATCATGTGTCCTGAATATTCCAAAGTATatcaaaatatgaatttaccATTATGTAACTACTGGATAAATAGTAGTCATAATAGTTACTTAGGtagaaaacaaatatttagcTCTAGTAACATTGAacagtacatatatattttaatagatGGTTGTAGATGTGTAGAATTTgactgttattattttaataaaaatattgttgtTTATCATGGTTTTTATGGGTATAAACTAACTTcctctattttattttgtgatACATTAATTGCATGCAAAATGTTTGGTTTCACTACTTCTCCTTTTCCCATTATTTTGTCCTTAGAAAttcattgtaaaaataagcataaaaatttaattgcaaaaatattaatatgtattttacgTAATCAGTTATATATACCTAAAACAAGTGAcgaaattaataatataacgcCAAATTATTGtaagaataaatttttagtcaaatataaacattttgaTAATAACGACAATTCAGCATTCTACTATATATTCGAAGGTTTGCAGAGTGTTATGTATGATGAGCTGGGATTTGTATCCGATATTATTAGTGATAAAGATGAAGATGATGAGATGGTAAGGGCCCAAGGAAAGGAAGATGACGAAGAGGATGAGCGGCACGACCATAATGAAGAATACGAGAtagaaaaacattttaacaattacatacataatagTATGCAAAAGaggtataaaaataacactaaaaaaagaagtacatataataatgtaagtagcttttgtaataataatagccaTTTTTCTTTAGATAAGTATGAGAAGGACgatgataataatagcaaCTGTGGAAGGAAGAAAAACACAAACGTTTTTATACACAAAAATAGACATCAGAAGAATGGTGAATATAACAATACGCATATAAACACCTGTGAAGATGTTAATAATAGTACTTCTCTTTGCAATAATGAGACAAAGGGAGAAATGTTAAATGAAGCAGAGGAGGGGAAAAAATCAGTTCTAAAAAAATCAGAAAGTGTAAATATacgaaataataatatactaaATGAATATTCTTGCTTAAAAGGATATACTTTTcgaaatttttatgaaaatagaACATACGACGAAATATGTTCCATTAGTGAgaacaaatttattaaattgataaaaaagaatgaaaggGAAATTATTAGATACAATCAAAAAACTTTAACACGTGTATACCCATCTGGCACTAGATTAGCATCAACGAATTTTAACCCGCTTATATTTTGGAGTGCTGGAATTCAATTTGTTGCTTTAAATTACCAGTATAATGGTTTGAGCATGTTGTTAAATAAAGGAAGATTTTTGGAAAATGGAGGAAAACATTCTGGATATATATTGAAACCTGAACTGTTAAggtttaatgaaaaaaatgactACAGTACTTTATACTTAGATCTACATATATTGTCATTGCATCAAATTAATTTACTGTTTTCAATTAAGCATAAAtatcaagaaaaaaaattaaaaaagaaattgttCAAAATGGATATGATTCAACGTATTCAAacacacaaaaaaattaacaaaaaaatgaaaaattttaaagaattacaaaaattagaaaaagaaaaaaaaaatctccTTTTTTCGGACGTACAGTCagatgataataaaaaaaaaaatattagtcgtgaaatacttttaaaaaaattcaatgataatgataatgatgtTAATTATATTCACAATAAATGTTCAAATGTTGAAGAAAAGTATGAAGACATGTTAACAGAATACAAATCCTTCTTATTATGCTCATCCTTATCACACAGTAGTAGTTTCAAAAGTTGTAGCAGCAATACAACAACATCGAATAATGCAACTACAGATTCGAATAAAAACTCTTCATCGAAATCTAAAAGTTTTTATCAAACGTTTGAGGAACTAAAAAAAg